The Candidatus Methylomirabilota bacterium nucleotide sequence AACGCAGCGGGCAGGAGCCGCCGCGCGATGCGGGCGACCGCGGGGTGCCGCCACTCGCCGGAGGGACGGAGCGGAACGCCCACGCGATGAATCTCGGGGAGCTGCACGAGGAGCTGGCCGAGCCCGCCCACCAGCACGCCCACCGCGAGCGACACGATCGGCGGCTCGAAGCGGCGGGCGAGCAGAAGCACCGCCGCGATCATGCCCACGTTCAGCACGGCGGGGCCGAAGGCGGCGGTGAAGAAGCGGTGGTGGACGTTCAGCACCCCGGTGGCGAGCGCGGCCAGGCCCACGAGGAGCAGATACGGGAACATCATGCGCGTGAGGCTCACCGCCAGCTCGAACAGCGCGGGATCGGCGAGCCACCCGGGCGCCATCACGCTCACGATGGGGCGCGCGAACAGAATGCCGGCCAGCGTCACCGCGCAGAGGGTGAGCGTGGTCGCGCCCGCGACCGCCCGCACCATGGCGAGGAAGGCGGCGCGGCCGCCGGCGGCGAGATACTCGGCGAACACGGGGATCACCGCGGTGGACAGCGCCCCCTCGGCGAGGAGCCTCCGGAGGAGATTCGGCACGCGGAAGGCCACGAAGAAGGCGTCGGTGACGGGACCCGCACCGAACGCGCGCGCCACGACCATGTCGCGCACATAGCCGAGCACCCGGCTGGCGAGGGTCGCCGCGCCGATGCTCCCCACCGCGCTCACCACACCGGCCCGCGCGTCGTGCTGCGCTTCACTCACGGGGACAAACTCCTTGACAGTGTCTGCACCCGACGGTAAGGTCAGGCTTTCCCGCGATCCGCTCAGGCATTTCACGAGAACTCGAGGAGGAGTCAGTGGCCAACACGCGGTCAGCCCGGAAGCGCATCAAGCAGAACGAGAAGCGGCGCCTGCGCAATCGCGCCATCCGCAGCCAGGTTCGCTCCGCCGTGAAGGACGCTCGCGCCGCCGACGGCGCCTCCGCGCGCGACGCCGTGCGCGAGGCGATCCGCACCATCGACAAGGCGGTCAGCCGCGGCATCCTCCACCGCAACACCGCCGCCCGCAGGAAGTCCGCGCTCGCCCGCAAGCTCGCCGCGAAGTAGCCCATCACCGCCGTCCCGCTTCGGCCGCCGCGCCGAGGCGGGCGAGCAGCCCCACCGCGGCATCTCGCAGCAGCTCCCCGCCCCGCTCGCCGTAGAGGCTCGCGCACGCGACGTAGCTGGGGTGGGCGTACGCGTCGGCGTCCAGGAAGTAGCCGAGGTAGTCGTTCGACACGCCGGCCACGAACACATGCTCGAAGCGTCCCATCCGTGCCGCCTTGACCTCGCGCCCCAGGCGCGTCTGCAGCTCGCCGGGCACGCTCACCCACGCGCCGCCGCCGATGCGCACCGCGAGGAGCTCCGCGGTGCGCGGGAGCGCCGCCCCGAGGCCGAGGCGCAGCCAGCCCGGCAGCCAGCGCCCCAGACAGTTGCGCGCGGAGACCGCAGGCG carries:
- the rpsT gene encoding 30S ribosomal protein S20, which produces MANTRSARKRIKQNEKRRLRNRAIRSQVRSAVKDARAADGASARDAVREAIRTIDKAVSRGILHRNTAARRKSALARKLAAK